A portion of the Betta splendens chromosome 2, fBetSpl5.4, whole genome shotgun sequence genome contains these proteins:
- the adamtsl3 gene encoding ADAMTS-like protein 1 isoform X1, with product MTRSYLWTPAVMLLAAFVEVAVWADDGAAVFIREFTLIRRDHLHEEPLHDSSQKAEDPSSRTARSEEDRDTLWDAWGSWSECSRTCGGGASYSLRRCLSSRTCEGQNIKYRTCSNVDCPAEAGDFRAQQCSAHADVRYQGQYHEWLPVYNDPDNPCALKCKAKGSGLVVELAPKVLDGTRCYTESLDMCISGACQIVGCDHELGSTAKEDNCGICNGDGSTCRLVRGHYKSQHASGKTEDTVAIIPYKSRHVRLVLKGPDHLYVESRTLQGVKGELLVDTSGQYHLENTSLDYQRLSDKEVLRIAGPLGADFTVKVQFSGGADSVVQYIYYQPIVHRWRETDFFPCSVTCGGGYQLTSAECFDLRTGRVVVDQYCHYYPENVKPKPKLQECNMEPCLASDGYKQIMPYDLYHPLPRWESSPWTACSLSCGGGIQSRSVSCVEEDMQGTITPTDEWKCLYSPKAAILQPCNAFDCPTWLAQEWSPCTVTCGQGLRYRVVLCIDHRGLHTGGCNPTTKPHIKEECLVTVPCYKSIDSLPVEAKPVWHKQAIELEEEVSVTEEPTFIPGPWQQCSRTCGAGSQRRVVKCQVLLSFSQTVADLPDDECEGVKPAATQPCYRTPCSAGAGQGGGSKKGETPEREDLHDWEYEGFTECSESCGGGVQEAVVICLNKQTREAADQRLCVSSRRPPQLLQDCQTQACPPRWETGEWSSCSATCGVGLRTRTVACTHRPSRDSNQTEPLRPEDCRHPKPSPVQACNRFDCPPAWHTLDWEQCSQSCEGGVQRRRVLCKQRLADGSVLELPDTFCPSKSPAKQQPCATHECPPQWVITGWSQCSVSCGNGIQRLQSVCRKRGEAQTLDPKNCSLKAQPSRIHPCYLRPCDNSVKPDPVILAQRKVSIQWKKGKKLQLVVGGYAYLLPWTTVVLRCPTRHFRKVHIRWLKEGKPLSLPHVSTTPLGYVKIQQLHASDAGVYTCVAGRAREHLALHVIGSKQKLSVPESRLRSGGQANAGTADVASVLFNQYDHIVERLLELRDFVQNGKDIIAEPQVGKNNMSTLEGESAGGGLSSPLVLAADAHRLDQIVHSLSEGQRGEQLIAQLLSELTVTQGESNESTLHPPEAAESATRGPALHKPGVKAHGFGPRSPVIIQHRKVGAAPPSEMLVHVGLPALLEKPVASLELRCEALGNPEPSLTWTKNGKELLFNRRVGLLPSGSLRIWVPSKADEGLYTCTARNRFGSASLSSWLQVAGSKGRNCDQGSGVVANGLICPERTNGSEAAELCYGQACALRWQTDPWSTCSATCGGGSQTRSVRCFRGPGGRSAEVASRLCLGTGRRPSDTRRCSLVPCARWGSTSWGECHGQCVGPSTATQHRHVYCQDTNGTKVPYRMCSGLHRPSALRNCSTEACALQWRVGQWTQCTATCGRHGFQSRLVTCAHRHTGRASREHQCMWRARPPSWQRCNVAPCGRAGECRDSTRYCEKVRELELCPLPQFKSRCCHSCRNT from the exons AGCTCGCGGACGGCCCGGTCCGAGGAGGACAGGGACACGCTGTGGGACGCCTGGGGCTCGTGGAGCGAATGCTCACGcacctgtggaggaggagcctcCTACTCCCTCAGACGCTGCCTCAGCTCCAG GACCTGCGAAGGACAGAATATCAAATATCGCACGTGCAGTAATGTG GACTGCCCTGCAGAGGCCGGGGACTTCCGGGCCCAGCAGTGTTCCGCCCACGCAGACGTGCGCTACCAGGGCCAGTACCACGAGTGGCTGCCGGTGTACAACGACCCGGACAACCCCTGCGCCCTCAAATGCAAAGCCAAGGGCTCCGggctggtggtggagctggCGCCCAAGGTGCTGGACGGGACCCGCTGCTACACCGAGTCCTTAGACATGTGCATCAGCGGCGCCTGCCAG ATCGTAGGCTGCGATCACGAGCTGGGAAGCACAGCGAAGGAGGACAACTGTGGCATCTGCAACGGCGACGGATCCACCTGCCGGCTCGTGCGAGGGCACTACAAGTCCCAGCATGCCTCGGGAAAAA CTGAGGACACCGTGGCCATCATCCCCTATAAGAGCCGCCACGTGCGTCTGGTTCTGAAAGGCCCGGATCACTTGT ATGTGGAGAGCAGGACTCTACAAGGGGTGAAAGGTGAACTGCTCGTAGACACATCAGGGCAGTACCACCTGGAGAACACCAGTCTGGACTACCAGAGGCTTTCTGATAAGGAGGTCCTGAGGATCGCTGGCCCACTAGGAGCGGACTTCACTGTCAAA GTGCAGTTCAGCGGTGGAGCGGACAGCGTGGTCCAGTACATCTACTACCAGCCCATCGTCCACCGCTGGCGAGAGACCGACTTCTTCCCGTGCTCTGTGACGTGTGGTGGAG GGTACCAGCTGACCTCTGCAGAGTGCTTTGACCTTCGGACGGGTCGGGTGGTCGTGGACCAGTACTGCCATTATTACCCGGAGAATGTCAAACCTAAACCCAAGCTGCAGGAGTGCAACATGGAGCCCTGTCTGGCCAG TGACGGCTACAAGCAAATCATGCCCTATGACCTGTACCACCCTCTGCCCCG ATGGGAGAGCAGTCCCTGGACCGCGTGCTCCCTGTCTTGCGGCGGCGGCATCCAGAGCCGCTCCGTTTCCTGCGTGGAAGAGGATATGCAGGGAACCATCACGCCCACCGATGAGTGGAAGTGCCTGTACTCGCCCAAAGCCGCCATCCTGCAGCCCTGCAACGCCTTCGACTGCCCCACATGGCTGGCACAGGAGTGGTCCCCG TGCACGGTGACCTGTGGTCAGGGTTTGCGCTACAGAGTGGTGTTATGCATCGATCACAGAGGACTCCACACCGGAGGCTGCAACCCCACCACCAAACCCCACATCAAGGAAGAGTGTCTGGTCACCGTGCCCTGCTACAAGTCCATCG ATTCGCTCCCAGTAGAGGCCAAACCAGTGTGGCATAAACAGGCCAtcgagctggaggaggaagtctCAGTGACCGAGGAGCCAAC cttcaTCCCCGGCCCTTGGCAGCAGTGCAGCCGGACGTGCGGCGCCGGAAGCCAGCGCCGGGTCGTCAAGTGCCAAGTGCTGCTGTCCTTCTCGCAGACGGTGGCCGACCTTCCTGACGATGAGTGCGAAGGCGTCAAACCCGCTGCCACTCAGCCCTGCTACCGCACTCCCTGCTCCGCGGGGGCGGGCCAAGGGGGAGGAAGCAAGAAGGGGGAGACGCCTGAGAGAGAGGACCTGCACGACTGGGAGTACGAGGGGTTCACGGAGTGCTCCGAGAGCTGTGGTGGAG GTGTGCAGGAGGCCGTGGTCATCTGCCTGAACAAGCAGACGAGGGAGGCGGCGGACCAGCGCCTGTGTGTGAGCTCCCGTCGCCCAccgcagctcctgcaggactGCCAGACGCAGGCCTGCCCGCCCAG GTGGGAGACAGGCGAGTGGAGTTCATGCTCCGCTACCTGTGGGGTTGGTCTGAGGACTCGTACCGTGGCCTGTACGCATCGACCCTCGCGAGACAGCAACCAGACGGAGCCTCTGAGGCCCGAGGACTGCCGCCATCCCAAACCCAGTCCTGTCCAGGCCTGCAACCGGTTCGACTGCCCCCCTGCGTGGCACACGCTGGACTGGGAGCAG TGCTCCCAGAGCTGCGAAGGCGGGGTTCAAAGGAGGCGGGTCCTGTGCAAGCAGCGTCTGGCCGACGGCAGCGTCCTGGAGCTGCCCGACACCTTCTGCCCCTCAAAGAGCCCCGCAAAGCAGCAGCCCTGCGCAACACACGAGTGCCCACCCCAGTGGGTCATCACCGGCTGGTCCCAG TGCTCGGTGAGCTGTGGAAATGGAATTCAGAGGCTTCAGTCAGTCTGCAGAAAACGAGGGGAAGCTCAAACTTTGGATCCTAAAAACTGTTCCCTGAAGGCACAGCCCAGCAGAATCCACCCATGCTATCTGAGGCCCTGTGACA ACTCAGTCAAGCCTGATCCCGTCATACTGGCCCAGAGGAAGGTTTCCATCCAATGGAAAAAGGGCAAGAAGTTACAGTTGGTGGTGGGAGGCTACGCTTACCTCCTGCCCTGGACAACCGTCGTCCTTCGATGCCCCACTCGCCATTTCCGAAAGGTCCACATCCGCTGGTTGAAGGAGGGCAAGCCCCTCAGCCTCCCACACGTCTCCACCACACCGCTTGGATATGTGAAGattcagcagctccacgcaTCCGATGCTGGGGTCTACACGTGTGTCGCAGGGCGCGCTAGGGAACATCTGGCCTTACACGTCATTGGCAGCAAGCAGAAACTCTCTGTTCCAGAGTCACGGCTCCGCTCCGGCGGACAAGCAAACGCTGGGACGGCAGACGTGGCTTCCGTCCTCTTCAACCAATATGACCACATAGTTGAGCGTTTGCTTGAACTCAGAGACTTTGTCCAAAATGGAAAAGATATTATCGCTGAGCCACAGGTCGGTAAAAACAACATGTCAACCCTGGAGGGTGAGAGCGCGGGCGGAGGGCTTTCCTCGCCGCTAGTCCTCGCTGCTGATGCCCACAGACTGGACCAGATTGTCCACAGCCTCTCTGAAGGACAACGGGGAGAACAGCTGATCGCCCAGCTGCTCAGCGAGCTCACTGTGACACAGGGGGAGAGCAACGAGTCCACGCTCCATCCTCCAGAGGCTGCGGAATCGGCCACGCGAGGACCAGCGCTGCATAAACCAGGTGTTAAAGCCCACGGCTTTGGGCCACGAAGCCCAGTAATAATCCAGCACAGAAAGGTtggagcggcgccgccgtccgAAATGCTCGTTCACGTTGGGCTGCCGGCTTTGCTGGAGAAACCAGTGGCTAGTTTAGAGCTGAGGTGTGAGGCGCTGGGGAATCCTGAACCATCACTGACCTGGACAAAGAACGGAAAAGAGCTGCTCTTTAACAGGAG GGTGGGCCTGTTACCCAGCGGTTCGCTGAGGATTTGGGTTCCAAGCAAAGCGGACGAGGGTTTGTACACCTGCACCGCCAGGAACCGTTTTGGATCCGCATCCCTTTCATCGTGGCTGCAGGTCGCAG GGAGCAAAGGAAGAAACTGTGACCAAGGCAGTGGGGTGGTAGCAAACGGCCTTATTTGCCCCGAGAGGACTAATGGCAGTGAGGCAGCTGAGCTGTGCTATGGACAGGCCTGCGCCCTCAG GTGGCAAACAGATCCGTGGTCGACCTGTTCAGCCACATGTGGAGGAGGCTCTCAGACCAGGAGCGTGCGCTGCTTTCGGGGGCCTGGGGGCCGGTCTGCAGAGGTAGCGAGCCGGCTGTGCCTGGGCACCGGCCGGAGACCCTCGGACACCCGGCGGTGCAGCCTCGTGCCCTGTGCCCGATGGGGTAGCACCTCCTGGGGAGAA TGCCATGGTCAGTGTGTGGGCCCCAGCACGGCCACGCAGCACCGGCACGTTTACTGTCAAGACACAAATGGAACCAAAGTGCCCTACAGGATGTGCAGCGGGCTCCACAG GCCCAGCGCTCTCAGGAACTGCTCCACAGAGGCCTGTGCCCTCCAGTGGCGCGTGGGCCAGTGGACGCAGTGCACCGCCACCTGTGGGCGCCACGGCTTCCAGTCGCGCCTGGTGACCTGCGCGCACCGCCACACCGGCAGGGCCTCGCGGGAGCACCAGTGCATGTGGAGAGCCCGGCCGCCCAGCTGGCAGCGCTGCAACGTCGCGCCCTGCGGCAGAG CAGGGGAGTGTCGAGACAGCACCAGGTACTGCGAGAAGGTTCGAGAGCTGGAGCTCTGCCCTCTGCCCCAGTTCAAGAGCCGCTGCTGCCATTCCTGCCGGAACACCTGA
- the adamtsl3 gene encoding ADAMTS-like protein 1 isoform X2, translated as MTRSYLWTPAVMLLAAFVEVAVWADDGAAVFIREFTLIRRDHLHEEPLHDSSQKAEDPSSRTARSEEDRDTLWDAWGSWSECSRTCGGGASYSLRRCLSSRTCEGQNIKYRTCSNVDCPAEAGDFRAQQCSAHADVRYQGQYHEWLPVYNDPDNPCALKCKAKGSGLVVELAPKVLDGTRCYTESLDMCISGACQIVGCDHELGSTAKEDNCGICNGDGSTCRLVRGHYKSQHASGKTEDTVAIIPYKSRHVRLVLKGPDHLYVESRTLQGVKGELLVDTSGQYHLENTSLDYQRLSDKEVLRIAGPLGADFTVKVQFSGGADSVVQYIYYQPIVHRWRETDFFPCSVTCGGGYQLTSAECFDLRTGRVVVDQYCHYYPENVKPKPKLQECNMEPCLASDGYKQIMPYDLYHPLPRWESSPWTACSLSCGGGIQSRSVSCVEEDMQGTITPTDEWKCLYSPKAAILQPCNAFDCPTWLAQEWSPCTVTCGQGLRYRVVLCIDHRGLHTGGCNPTTKPHIKEECLVTVPCYKSIDSLPVEAKPVWHKQAIELEEEVSVTEEPTFIPGPWQQCSRTCGAGSQRRVVKCQVLLSFSQTVADLPDDECEGVKPAATQPCYRTPCSAGAGQGGGSKKGETPEREDLHDWEYEGFTECSESCGGGVQEAVVICLNKQTREAADQRLCVSSRRPPQLLQDCQTQACPPRWETGEWSSCSATCGVGLRTRTVACTHRPSRDSNQTEPLRPEDCRHPKPSPVQACNRFDCPPAWHTLDWEQCSQSCEGGVQRRRVLCKQRLADGSVLELPDTFCPSKSPAKQQPCATHECPPQWVITGWSQCSVSCGNGIQRLQSVCRKRGEAQTLDPKNCSLKAQPSRIHPCYLRPCDNSVKPDPVILAQRKVSIQWKKGKKLQLVVGGYAYLLPWTTVVLRCPTRHFRKVHIRWLKEGKPLSLPHVSTTPLGYVKIQQLHASDAGVYTCVAGRAREHLALHVIGSKQKLSVPESRLRSGGQANAGTADVASVLFNQYDHIVERLLELRDFVQNGKDIIAEPQVGKNNMSTLEGESAGGGLSSPLVLAADAHRLDQIVHSLSEGQRGEQLIAQLLSELTVTQGESNESTLHPPEAAESATRGPALHKPGVKAHGFGPRSPVIIQHRKVGAAPPSEMLVHVGLPALLEKPVASLELRCEALGNPEPSLTWTKNGKELLFNRRVGLLPSGSLRIWVPSKADEGLYTCTARNRFGSASLSSWLQVAGSKGRNCDQGSGVVANGLICPERTNGSEAAELCYGQACALRWQTDPWSTCSATCGGGSQTRSVRCFRGPGGRSAEVASRLCLGTGRRPSDTRRCSLVPCARWGSTSWGECHGQCVGPSTATQHRHVYCQDTNGTKVPYRMCSGLHRPSALRNCSTEACALQWRVGQWTQCTATCGRHGFQSRLVTCAHRHTGRASREHQCMWRARPPSWQRCNVAPCGRGECRDSTRYCEKVRELELCPLPQFKSRCCHSCRNT; from the exons AGCTCGCGGACGGCCCGGTCCGAGGAGGACAGGGACACGCTGTGGGACGCCTGGGGCTCGTGGAGCGAATGCTCACGcacctgtggaggaggagcctcCTACTCCCTCAGACGCTGCCTCAGCTCCAG GACCTGCGAAGGACAGAATATCAAATATCGCACGTGCAGTAATGTG GACTGCCCTGCAGAGGCCGGGGACTTCCGGGCCCAGCAGTGTTCCGCCCACGCAGACGTGCGCTACCAGGGCCAGTACCACGAGTGGCTGCCGGTGTACAACGACCCGGACAACCCCTGCGCCCTCAAATGCAAAGCCAAGGGCTCCGggctggtggtggagctggCGCCCAAGGTGCTGGACGGGACCCGCTGCTACACCGAGTCCTTAGACATGTGCATCAGCGGCGCCTGCCAG ATCGTAGGCTGCGATCACGAGCTGGGAAGCACAGCGAAGGAGGACAACTGTGGCATCTGCAACGGCGACGGATCCACCTGCCGGCTCGTGCGAGGGCACTACAAGTCCCAGCATGCCTCGGGAAAAA CTGAGGACACCGTGGCCATCATCCCCTATAAGAGCCGCCACGTGCGTCTGGTTCTGAAAGGCCCGGATCACTTGT ATGTGGAGAGCAGGACTCTACAAGGGGTGAAAGGTGAACTGCTCGTAGACACATCAGGGCAGTACCACCTGGAGAACACCAGTCTGGACTACCAGAGGCTTTCTGATAAGGAGGTCCTGAGGATCGCTGGCCCACTAGGAGCGGACTTCACTGTCAAA GTGCAGTTCAGCGGTGGAGCGGACAGCGTGGTCCAGTACATCTACTACCAGCCCATCGTCCACCGCTGGCGAGAGACCGACTTCTTCCCGTGCTCTGTGACGTGTGGTGGAG GGTACCAGCTGACCTCTGCAGAGTGCTTTGACCTTCGGACGGGTCGGGTGGTCGTGGACCAGTACTGCCATTATTACCCGGAGAATGTCAAACCTAAACCCAAGCTGCAGGAGTGCAACATGGAGCCCTGTCTGGCCAG TGACGGCTACAAGCAAATCATGCCCTATGACCTGTACCACCCTCTGCCCCG ATGGGAGAGCAGTCCCTGGACCGCGTGCTCCCTGTCTTGCGGCGGCGGCATCCAGAGCCGCTCCGTTTCCTGCGTGGAAGAGGATATGCAGGGAACCATCACGCCCACCGATGAGTGGAAGTGCCTGTACTCGCCCAAAGCCGCCATCCTGCAGCCCTGCAACGCCTTCGACTGCCCCACATGGCTGGCACAGGAGTGGTCCCCG TGCACGGTGACCTGTGGTCAGGGTTTGCGCTACAGAGTGGTGTTATGCATCGATCACAGAGGACTCCACACCGGAGGCTGCAACCCCACCACCAAACCCCACATCAAGGAAGAGTGTCTGGTCACCGTGCCCTGCTACAAGTCCATCG ATTCGCTCCCAGTAGAGGCCAAACCAGTGTGGCATAAACAGGCCAtcgagctggaggaggaagtctCAGTGACCGAGGAGCCAAC cttcaTCCCCGGCCCTTGGCAGCAGTGCAGCCGGACGTGCGGCGCCGGAAGCCAGCGCCGGGTCGTCAAGTGCCAAGTGCTGCTGTCCTTCTCGCAGACGGTGGCCGACCTTCCTGACGATGAGTGCGAAGGCGTCAAACCCGCTGCCACTCAGCCCTGCTACCGCACTCCCTGCTCCGCGGGGGCGGGCCAAGGGGGAGGAAGCAAGAAGGGGGAGACGCCTGAGAGAGAGGACCTGCACGACTGGGAGTACGAGGGGTTCACGGAGTGCTCCGAGAGCTGTGGTGGAG GTGTGCAGGAGGCCGTGGTCATCTGCCTGAACAAGCAGACGAGGGAGGCGGCGGACCAGCGCCTGTGTGTGAGCTCCCGTCGCCCAccgcagctcctgcaggactGCCAGACGCAGGCCTGCCCGCCCAG GTGGGAGACAGGCGAGTGGAGTTCATGCTCCGCTACCTGTGGGGTTGGTCTGAGGACTCGTACCGTGGCCTGTACGCATCGACCCTCGCGAGACAGCAACCAGACGGAGCCTCTGAGGCCCGAGGACTGCCGCCATCCCAAACCCAGTCCTGTCCAGGCCTGCAACCGGTTCGACTGCCCCCCTGCGTGGCACACGCTGGACTGGGAGCAG TGCTCCCAGAGCTGCGAAGGCGGGGTTCAAAGGAGGCGGGTCCTGTGCAAGCAGCGTCTGGCCGACGGCAGCGTCCTGGAGCTGCCCGACACCTTCTGCCCCTCAAAGAGCCCCGCAAAGCAGCAGCCCTGCGCAACACACGAGTGCCCACCCCAGTGGGTCATCACCGGCTGGTCCCAG TGCTCGGTGAGCTGTGGAAATGGAATTCAGAGGCTTCAGTCAGTCTGCAGAAAACGAGGGGAAGCTCAAACTTTGGATCCTAAAAACTGTTCCCTGAAGGCACAGCCCAGCAGAATCCACCCATGCTATCTGAGGCCCTGTGACA ACTCAGTCAAGCCTGATCCCGTCATACTGGCCCAGAGGAAGGTTTCCATCCAATGGAAAAAGGGCAAGAAGTTACAGTTGGTGGTGGGAGGCTACGCTTACCTCCTGCCCTGGACAACCGTCGTCCTTCGATGCCCCACTCGCCATTTCCGAAAGGTCCACATCCGCTGGTTGAAGGAGGGCAAGCCCCTCAGCCTCCCACACGTCTCCACCACACCGCTTGGATATGTGAAGattcagcagctccacgcaTCCGATGCTGGGGTCTACACGTGTGTCGCAGGGCGCGCTAGGGAACATCTGGCCTTACACGTCATTGGCAGCAAGCAGAAACTCTCTGTTCCAGAGTCACGGCTCCGCTCCGGCGGACAAGCAAACGCTGGGACGGCAGACGTGGCTTCCGTCCTCTTCAACCAATATGACCACATAGTTGAGCGTTTGCTTGAACTCAGAGACTTTGTCCAAAATGGAAAAGATATTATCGCTGAGCCACAGGTCGGTAAAAACAACATGTCAACCCTGGAGGGTGAGAGCGCGGGCGGAGGGCTTTCCTCGCCGCTAGTCCTCGCTGCTGATGCCCACAGACTGGACCAGATTGTCCACAGCCTCTCTGAAGGACAACGGGGAGAACAGCTGATCGCCCAGCTGCTCAGCGAGCTCACTGTGACACAGGGGGAGAGCAACGAGTCCACGCTCCATCCTCCAGAGGCTGCGGAATCGGCCACGCGAGGACCAGCGCTGCATAAACCAGGTGTTAAAGCCCACGGCTTTGGGCCACGAAGCCCAGTAATAATCCAGCACAGAAAGGTtggagcggcgccgccgtccgAAATGCTCGTTCACGTTGGGCTGCCGGCTTTGCTGGAGAAACCAGTGGCTAGTTTAGAGCTGAGGTGTGAGGCGCTGGGGAATCCTGAACCATCACTGACCTGGACAAAGAACGGAAAAGAGCTGCTCTTTAACAGGAG GGTGGGCCTGTTACCCAGCGGTTCGCTGAGGATTTGGGTTCCAAGCAAAGCGGACGAGGGTTTGTACACCTGCACCGCCAGGAACCGTTTTGGATCCGCATCCCTTTCATCGTGGCTGCAGGTCGCAG GGAGCAAAGGAAGAAACTGTGACCAAGGCAGTGGGGTGGTAGCAAACGGCCTTATTTGCCCCGAGAGGACTAATGGCAGTGAGGCAGCTGAGCTGTGCTATGGACAGGCCTGCGCCCTCAG GTGGCAAACAGATCCGTGGTCGACCTGTTCAGCCACATGTGGAGGAGGCTCTCAGACCAGGAGCGTGCGCTGCTTTCGGGGGCCTGGGGGCCGGTCTGCAGAGGTAGCGAGCCGGCTGTGCCTGGGCACCGGCCGGAGACCCTCGGACACCCGGCGGTGCAGCCTCGTGCCCTGTGCCCGATGGGGTAGCACCTCCTGGGGAGAA TGCCATGGTCAGTGTGTGGGCCCCAGCACGGCCACGCAGCACCGGCACGTTTACTGTCAAGACACAAATGGAACCAAAGTGCCCTACAGGATGTGCAGCGGGCTCCACAG GCCCAGCGCTCTCAGGAACTGCTCCACAGAGGCCTGTGCCCTCCAGTGGCGCGTGGGCCAGTGGACGCAGTGCACCGCCACCTGTGGGCGCCACGGCTTCCAGTCGCGCCTGGTGACCTGCGCGCACCGCCACACCGGCAGGGCCTCGCGGGAGCACCAGTGCATGTGGAGAGCCCGGCCGCCCAGCTGGCAGCGCTGCAACGTCGCGCCCTGCGGCAGAG GGGAGTGTCGAGACAGCACCAGGTACTGCGAGAAGGTTCGAGAGCTGGAGCTCTGCCCTCTGCCCCAGTTCAAGAGCCGCTGCTGCCATTCCTGCCGGAACACCTGA